From the genome of Gorilla gorilla gorilla isolate KB3781 chromosome 4, NHGRI_mGorGor1-v2.1_pri, whole genome shotgun sequence, one region includes:
- the LOC101137823 gene encoding keratin-associated protein 4-2, producing MVNSCCGSVCSDQGCGLENCCRPSCCQTPCCRTTCCRPSCCVSSCCRPRCCQSVCCQPTCCRPSCCQTTCCRTTCCRPSCCVSSCCRPRCCQSVCCQPTCCRPSCCQTTCCRTTCCRPSCCVSSCCRPRCCQSVCCQPTCCRPSCCQTTCCRTTCCRPSCCVSSCCRPRCCQSVCCQPTCCCPSCCISSSCRPSCCESSCCRPCCCLRPVCGRVSCHTTCYRPTCVISTCPRPLCCASSCC from the coding sequence ATGGTCAACTCCTGTTGTGGCTCTGTGTGCTCTGACCAGGGCTGTGGCCTGGAGAACTGCTGCCGCCCCAGCTGCTGCCAGACCCCCTGCTGCAGGACCACCTGCTGCCGCCCCAGCTGCTGTGTGTCCAGCTGCTGCAGACCCCGGTGCTGCCAGTCTGTGTGCTGTCAGCCCACCTGCTGCCGCCCCAGCTGCTGTCAGACCACCTGCTGTAGGACCACCTGCTGCCGCCCCAGCTGCTGTGTGTCCAGCTGCTGCAGACCCCGGTGCTGCCAGTCTGTGTGCTGCCAGCCCACCTGCTGCCGCCCCAGCTGCTGTCAGACCACCTGCTGCAGGACCACCTGCTGCCGCCCCAGCTGTTGTGTGTCCAGCTGCTGCAGACCCCGGTGCTGCCAGTCTGTGTGCTGCCAGCCCACCTGCTGCCGCCCCAGCTGCTGTCAGACCACCTGCTGCAGGACCACCTGCTGCCGCCCCAGCTGTTGTGTGTCCAGCTGCTGCAGACCCCGGTGCTGCCAGTCTGTGTGCTGCCAGCCCACCTGCTGCTGCCCCAGCTGCTGCATCTCCAGCAGCTGCCGCCCCTCTTGCTGTGAATCCAGCTGCTGCCGCCCCTGCTGCTGCCTGCGTCCAGTCTGTGGCCGAGTCTCCTGCCACACCACTTGCTATCGCCCAACCTGTGTCATCTCCACCTGCCCCCGCCCCTTGTGCTGTGCCTCCTCTTGCTGCTAA
- the LOC101132032 gene encoding keratin-associated protein 4-9-like, translated as MVNSCCGSVCSHQGCGQDLCQETCCRPSCCETTCCRTTCCHPSCCVSSCCRPQCCQSVCCQPTCCRPSCCQTTCCRTTCYRPSCCVPSCCKPQCCQSVCCQPTCCRPRCCISSCCRPSCCISSCCRPSCCVSSCCRPQCCQSVCCQPTCCHPSCSISSCCRPSCCESSCCRPCCCLRPVCGRVSCYTTCYRPTCVISTCPRPICCASSCC; from the coding sequence ATGGTAAACTCCTGTTGTGGCTCCGTGTGCTCTCACCAAGGCTGTGGCCAAGACCTCTGCCAGGAGACCTGCTGCCGCCCCAGCTGCTGTGAGACCACCTGCTGCAGGACCACCTGCTGTCACCCCAGCTGCTGTGTGTCCAGCTGCTGCAGGCCCCAGTGCTGCCAGTCTGTGTGCTGCCAGCCCACCTGCTGCCGCCCCAGCTGCTGTCAGACCACCTGCTGCAGGACCACCTGCTACCGCCCCAGCTGCTGTGTGCCCAGCTGCTGCAAGCCCCAGTGCTGCCAGTCTGTGTGCTGCCAGCCCACCTGCTGCCGCCCCAGATGCTGCATCTCCAGCTGCTGTCGCCCCAGCTGCTGCATCTCCAGCTGCTGTCGCCCCAGCTGCTGTGTGTCCAGCTGCTGCAGGCCTCAGTGCTGCCAGTCTGTGTGCTGCCAGCCCACCTGCTGCCACCCCAGCTGCAGCATCTCCAGCTGCTGCCGCCCCTCTTGCTGTGAATCCAGCTGCTGCCGTCCCTGCTGCTGCCTGCGTCCAGTCTGTGGCCGAGTGTCCTGCTACACCACTTGCTATCGCCCAACCTGTGTCATCTCCACCTGTCCCCGCCCCATCTGCTGCGCCTCCTCTTGCTGCTGA
- the LOC101131333 gene encoding keratin-associated protein 4-9, whose protein sequence is MVSSCCDSVCSDQGCGQDLCQETCCRPSCCETTCCRTTCCRPSCCVSSCCRPQCCQSVCCQPTCCRPSCCETTCCHPRCCISSCCRPSCCVSSCCRPQCCQSVCCQPTCCRPSCCETTCCHPRCCISSCCRPSCCVSSCCKPQCCQSVCCQPTCCRPSCSISSCCRPSCCESSCCRPCCCLRPVCGRVSCHTTCYRPTCVISSCPRPLCCASSCC, encoded by the coding sequence ATGGTCAGCTCCTGTTGTGACTCCGTGTGCTCTGACCAGGGCTGCGGCCAAGACCTCTGTCAGGAGACCTGCTGCCGCCCCAGCTGCTGTGAGACCACCTGCTGCAGGACTACCTGCTGCCGCCCCAGCTGCTGTGTGTCCAGCTGCTGCAGGCCGCAGTGCTGCCAGTCTGTGTGCTGCCAACCCACCTGCTGTCGCCCCAGCTGCTGTGAGACGACCTGCTGCCACCCTAGGTGCTGCATCTCTAGCTGCTGCCGCCCCAGCTGCTGTGTGTCCAGCTGCTGCAGGCCGCAGTGCTGCCAGTCTGTGTGCTGCCAACCCACCTGCTGTCGCCCCAGCTGCTGTGAGACGACCTGCTGCCACCCTAGGTGCTGCATCTCTAGCTGCTGCCGCCCCAGCTGCTGTGTGTCCAGCTGCTGCAAGCCCCAGTGCTGCCAATCTGTGTGCTGCCAGCCCACCTGCTGCCGCCCCAGCTGCAGCATCTCCAGCTGCTGCCGCCCCTCTTGCTGTGAATCCAGCTGCTGCCGCCCCTGCTGCTGCCTGCGTCCAGTCTGTGGCCGAGTCTCCTGCCACACCACTTGCTATCGCCCAACCTGTGTTATCTCCAGCTGTCCCCGCCCCTTGTGCTGTGCCTCCTCTTGCTGCTGA